A genomic stretch from Setaria viridis chromosome 1, Setaria_viridis_v4.0, whole genome shotgun sequence includes:
- the LOC117836045 gene encoding uncharacterized WD repeat-containing protein C2A9.03: MKDDPADDMVGEHHEQGVLDSNPEDGDYWQAVPDPSSAEARKGKDIQGIAWERLAITRENYRLARLEEYKNHENVPNSSEEAIKDCKPTEKGGMYYEFKQNIRSIKSTILHYQLRNLVWATSKHDVYFLSNYSIHHWSALSSVDTELMNVEGHVAPTEKHPGSLLEGFSKVQVSTFAVKDNLLVAGGFQGEIICKHLHWEGISFCCRTTYDDNAITNAVEIFNASSGAVHFIASSNDSGVRDYDMERFQLCKHFQFEWPVNHTSLSPDRKVAIIVGDDPNCLLIDAKSGEILHSMKGHRDYSFASAWSPDGLTFATGNQDKTCRIWDVRKLSKPVHVLRGNLGAIRSIRFTSDGRFMSMAEPADFVHVFDVKSDYNRKQELDFFGEISGASFSPDTDALFVGVSDRAYGSLLQFGRL; encoded by the exons ATGAAGGATGATCCAGCTGATGACATGGTTGGTGAGCACCACGAGCAAGGGGTTCTGGACTCCAATCCAGAGGATGGTGATTACTGGCAAGCG GTCCCAGATCCTTCATCAGCGGAggcgagaaaaggaaaagacatTCAAGGAATAGCCTGGGAGAGGCTAGCTATAACTCGTGAAAATTATAGGCTGGCCAGATTAGAAGAGTACAAAAATCATGAGAATGTACCCAACTCTAGTGAAGAAGCAATAAAG GATTGCAAGCCAACAGAGAAAGGTGGAATGTATTATGAGTTCAAACAAAATATTAGATCCATAAAATCAACTATTCTACATTATCAG CTGAGAAATTTGGTGTGGGCTACTTCTAAGCATGATGTCTACTTTCTATCAAATTACTCAATTCATCACTGGTCGGCATTGAGCAGCGTGGATACTGAACTTATGAATGTCGAAGGACATGTGGCACCAACTGAG AAGCACCCGGGAAGTTTATTAGAGGGTTTTTCTAAGGTTCAAGTCAGTACCTTTGCAGTCAAAGACAATTTGCTGGTAGCTGGTGGTTTTCAAGGAGAGATAATCTGCAAA CACCTTCATTGGGAAGGAATTAGTTTTTGCTGCCGAACAACTTATGATGACAATGCTATTACCAATGCAGTTGAGATATTCAATGCCTCTAG TGGCGCGGTTCACTTCATAGCATCAAGTAACGACTCTGGTGTGAGAGACTATGACATGGAGAGATTCCAACTCTGCAAACATTTTCAGTTCGAATGGCCAGTGAAT CATACTTCATTGAGTCCTGACAGAAAGGTGGCCATTATTGTGGGAGATGACCCTAATTGTTTACTTATCGATGCCAAATCCGGAGAG ATTCTTCATTCGATGAAAGGTCATCGGGACTACTCATTTGCATCGGCTTGGAGCCCAGATGGGCTAACATTTGCCACTGGCAACCAAGACAAGACGTGCCGGATTTGGGATGTGAGGAAGCTCTCAAAACCCGTCCATGTTTTGAGGGGTAACCTCGGAGCCATCCGGTCGATTCGCTTCACCTCGGATGGCCGGTTCATGTCTATGGCGGAACCAGCTGACTTTGTGCACGTCTTTGACGTGAAGAGTGACTACAACAGAAAGCAGGAGCTGGACTTCTTTGGTGAGATATCCGGCGCGTCTTTCAGCCCGGACACCGACGCACTTTTCGTCGGGGTCTCGGATAGAGCGTATGGCAGCCTGCTTCAGTTCGGCCGCCTGTAA